ATGGAATATCAAAATCGGGTGATTAACCGGGTGATAATTGCCTTTGTCAGCCTGATGCGTGCGATCCCGTTTTTGATTCTGGCGTATCTGCTTTATTACGGTTTGCCGCAGTTAGGTATCAGCATGGATGCCTGGACAGCAGGATTATTAGCGCTGGTAATTTATCACGGTGCCTATTTTTTCGAAATATTACGCAGCCAGCGCAGAATATTTTCGGCCGGCTATATTGAAGCTGCTGTATCGCAAGGTTTTTCCCGTTATAAAATTTTCCTGCGCATTATTTTGCCGAATATTGTCTCTTCCGCGCTGCCCTTAATGGGCAACCAGCTGATTATTTGCCTGAAGGACACGGCGTTTCTGTGCATTATTACCGTGCAGGAGATCACCGCCGCCGCGAACAGTGTGCAGTCGACGTATTTTATTCCGTTTAACGCCTTTATTGTCGCCATTGCGCTGTACTGGGGCATCAGCATTCTGCTGGAGTTGTTGATTAAGCGGTTGAGCCATTACGGAGCGAAAAGAGGAATGACCCATGCCTGAAGCAAGCGCGGTAAGCATCAAAAACTTGTCCAAACAGTTTGATAACGTTGAGGTATTGCGTGATATCAATCTGACCGTAAAGAAGGGCACGGTGGTCAGCATTCTGGGGTCGTCCGGTTCGGGGAAATCGACGCTGCTGCGCTGTATGAACTGGCTGGAACAGCCGGATCGCGGTGAAGTGCGCATCAGCGGGCAGCGCATCGGTGTGGATGAAAAAACTGGCAAGGCGATGTCGCATAAAGATCTCTCGCACATCCGTGAACGGGTTGGCATGGTGTTCCAGAGTTTTAACCTGTGGCCGCATTTATCCGTGTTGCACAACGTCAGTGAAGCGCTGGTGCATGTAAAGGGGATGAAGCGTGAGCAGGCGAATGAGATTGCCCACCGGCAACTGGAAAAGGTCGGCATGAACCATAAAGCCGATGTCTACCCGATTACGCTTTCTGGTGGGCAGAAGCAGCGCGTGGCGATTGCCCGTTCGCTGGCGATGTCGCCGGAGGTGATTTTGTTTGATGAACCCACTTCAGCGCTGGATCCGGAACTGGTTAACGAAGTGCTGGGCGTGATGAAAGATCTCGCCGCAGAGGGTTACACCATGGTGGTGGTGACGCACGAAATGGATTTTGCCCGCCAGGTGTCGGATGAAGTGGTGTTTCTGGAGAAGGGGTTGCTGATCGAGAAAGCACCACCGGAGAAATTTTTCACCAACCCGGATTCAGACAGGGTGAGGAAGTTTTTGCAATCCAGCCGGTGAGGACAGTGATTCAGATCCGAAAAAACAGACCGCTAATCGGTATTTTTCGAGCAGTGCCGCACTTTGAAATATCTGACAGGATTGCATTGGACTTGCCATTGCGAAGTGGCTACTGCGATTATAAAATCACCACCTAAGTGAAATTTCACTTATTGTTAGGGTAACGCGTTCAGGGAGATTTATATGAAAAAATTTGATGAGTTCGACGGTTTCTGACAGGCAACTTTTTTACAGGCGGAGCTCAGGCTCCGCTTTTTTTATCTAATGACAGGGAATGGTCTATGGAAATCAGTCCGACAGCGTGGCAAGTCATCAGCAATCTGCTTGTTTTTGGCGGTATTTGTACCGCTGTTCTTACCATCAGGTTTAACGTGAAGATGGCCCGCAAAACCCAAACGGCGACCTTTCTTTTTGAAAGTCGAAAAGACAGTGAATACATTGATGGTCTGCATACACTCCGGCGCGTTCGCGATTCAGGGAAATCCTTCCGTTCATATGTATTCCCTGTCGCAGAAAATCTTTCAAAGGATGAGAACTACGAAGGACGAAAAATACAATACATTCTTAATTTCTATGAGCGTATGGCGGTAAGCATAAAAGCCGGTATTTATGAGGAAAACATGATTAAGCAGGCCTCATATACGACGGTAATAGACACCTACGAAACCGCTGAGCCGCTGATTAAGGCGTTACGGGAAAAACGGCGTACTTCTCTTACTTATCAGGAGTTCGAATGGTTGAATAAACGCTGGAAAAACAAGCCGCTTAAGAACAATAAAACAATCTGACAAGCCCCTGGCAAATTGGCTCAGTTATCTTCATTTTTCTGCGATGCCCACGCCTGGATTGCTGTTTTCGCGAAAGTTGACCCGGTAAGCGTCGGTTACAACAGAGCAAGACCGGCAGAAAGCCTGCCGCGAAGCGCGACGTGTTGTTGCGGATCGTTGCACTCTGCCGAGCGTAGTCGAAACGCCCGCTCCCTCAATGCTGAACATTTTCCGACGAAAGCCCCATTTTCACCTGTGGGCGAAAAAAATCCTCATGCAGTGCGACCTGGTTACGCCCGCGCTTTTTCGCGTGATACAGCGCCGTATCCGCCGTGCTATACAGCGTCTCGAAATCGCTGTCTTTATGCCCCAGGCTGACACCAAAACTGGCGGTCACCAGTTGCTGGGGGAGTACCTCGAGCGGTGAAGCGTTCAGCGACGAGTGAATATAACTGGCCGTGATCATCGCCTCTTCGACACGCGCTTTTGGCAGCACAATGGTGAATTCCTCTCCACCGACACGACCGATCGCCGCGCTTTGCGGCACGGCGCGGCGAATACGCGCCACCAGCGCGCAAATCACGCGGTCGCCCATCGGGTGACCGTACTCATCATTGATGCGTTTGAAATGATCAATATCGAGCAGGATCAGCGCCACATGGCCGGTCGTCAGACCCTGGTTAATGTGATTAATGATTGCGCTGCGATTAAACACGGCGGTTAGTGGGTCGTGCGTCGCCTCATATTCAAGGCGTACCGCCAGCTGTTGCAACTGCTCATTCATGCGATTGAGCTCGCGCTCGGCGCGATCACTGCGTGAAATCAGGCGATACGATTCGCGGATCAGGCGCTGGTAGTTTTTCGCCACCGCCCACAATTTTTCGCGGCAGACATCCGCCGTCAGCCTGTCGTCAGCAGCGGCCAGGCGGGCATCTTCGAGAACAGAATAATCCTCCTTGAATAGCTCATTGATATCTAACATGCGTTGATGTC
This genomic interval from Kosakonia sacchari SP1 contains the following:
- a CDS encoding amino acid ABC transporter permease, giving the protein MNQWGIIWAARESFFNGLLATLELFIIAAVIGLFIGVVFCYVMEYQNRVINRVIIAFVSLMRAIPFLILAYLLYYGLPQLGISMDAWTAGLLALVIYHGAYFFEILRSQRRIFSAGYIEAAVSQGFSRYKIFLRIILPNIVSSALPLMGNQLIICLKDTAFLCIITVQEITAAANSVQSTYFIPFNAFIVAIALYWGISILLELLIKRLSHYGAKRGMTHA
- a CDS encoding amino acid ABC transporter ATP-binding protein, which gives rise to MPEASAVSIKNLSKQFDNVEVLRDINLTVKKGTVVSILGSSGSGKSTLLRCMNWLEQPDRGEVRISGQRIGVDEKTGKAMSHKDLSHIRERVGMVFQSFNLWPHLSVLHNVSEALVHVKGMKREQANEIAHRQLEKVGMNHKADVYPITLSGGQKQRVAIARSLAMSPEVILFDEPTSALDPELVNEVLGVMKDLAAEGYTMVVVTHEMDFARQVSDEVVFLEKGLLIEKAPPEKFFTNPDSDRVRKFLQSSR
- a CDS encoding DUF4760 domain-containing protein, translating into MEISPTAWQVISNLLVFGGICTAVLTIRFNVKMARKTQTATFLFESRKDSEYIDGLHTLRRVRDSGKSFRSYVFPVAENLSKDENYEGRKIQYILNFYERMAVSIKAGIYEENMIKQASYTTVIDTYETAEPLIKALREKRRTSLTYQEFEWLNKRWKNKPLKNNKTI
- a CDS encoding GGDEF domain-containing protein; the protein is MLDINELFKEDYSVLEDARLAAADDRLTADVCREKLWAVAKNYQRLIRESYRLISRSDRAERELNRMNEQLQQLAVRLEYEATHDPLTAVFNRSAIINHINQGLTTGHVALILLDIDHFKRINDEYGHPMGDRVICALVARIRRAVPQSAAIGRVGGEEFTIVLPKARVEEAMITASYIHSSLNASPLEVLPQQLVTASFGVSLGHKDSDFETLYSTADTALYHAKKRGRNQVALHEDFFRPQVKMGLSSENVQH